The DNA sequence CGAAGATCCCGAGGATCAGGCCGTTACGGATCAGCATGGCGGTGTTGGCGGTCAACATGCCGAGCAGGGCGAAGACCGACAGGCGCGCCGGATCTCTGCGGGCACGGCTGGCCAGTTCCGCCACGGTGGCGGTGCTGTTGACCAGCCCGCCGAGCAGGCCGGTCCAGCGGACGCCGCGGGTACCGTAGATCCGGAGCAAGATGTAGTTTGCAAACGCGATCGCCGAGATCACCAGCACAACGGTCCACGCCGCCCGAAGGTCGACCAGGCCCCAGGGGTCGATCGGCCCCTTGGGGAGCAGCGGATACACGACCACGGCGATCATCCCCAGCAAGAGGGCGCTGCGGATCTCCTCGATCGTGACCGCGCCGGCGAACCGGACGACCTCGGCTTTCCAGGCCAGCAGGCCCGTCATGATCACCCCGCACGCCGCCGCCACCAGCAGCTGGCCCTCCCCGACCAGGATCCCAAGCACCGCGGTGGCGAGGAGGGCCACCGACGTAGTCATCTCGAGGGAGCGGTCACGGACGAAGCTTCGCCAGTTGACCAGGGTGATGAGCGGGATGAGCGCCAGCAGCAGGATGTAGCTGGTCTGCGGCGAGATCCCCCAGGCGAGCGTAAACGCTAGCGCGACGATTGAGAATGTGCGGACGCCGATATCCTTTTGCGCCCATTCCCGTTCCAGCCCGATCATCATACCGATCGCGAGTGAGATGACCACCCGCACCATGAAGGTGAGAAACTCGGTATTGGTGTTGAGGTTGCTGAGGTTGAACGGCATGGGCTGCGGATCAGTTCGCTTGGACCGGAAGTCCGCGGGTGACCGCGGCGATCGAGACCCCCGCAGTGATCATGAGCACGAGCGCGGCGCTCACGTAGGGCAGGCTGATGTGGACATGGTACACCCATCCGCCCCACGCCGGCCCGAGGATCCGGCCGAGGCTGTCAAAGGAGTCCATGATGCCGATGGAGAGTCCTTGCCCAGTCGGGGTCCGCTTCGAAATCAGGGAGGCGACGGACGGGCGCATCAAGGCGTGTCCGGCCCCGGCGATCGCCGCGTAGATGGCTAGGGTCACGATGTTGTGGGTGAACACGATAAGGACATACCCAACTGTCGCGAGCAGGAGGCCTCCCTGCACCAGGCGATCCTCGCCCCACCGGTTGATGAGCCGGCCGACCAGCCCGCCCAGGATCGCCGCCTGCACGAGTCCCACGATCACGAAGACAACGCCGATCGCGCCTGCGCCGTCCGCCAGACTCAAGCCCAACCGATCCTGCGCGAACAACGCATACGTCGCCTCGAGGCCCGCGAGCGCAAACGCGCCCACCAGGGTGACAACATAGAAGAACGCCAGGGATCCGCCGAGCGCCTGCCGGATCGCTTCGATGCGCGAAGGACGGTGCTGAGAGGAGTCGCGCCGCACCGGTTCCGGCAGCGCCCCCCAGCTCAAGGCCAGCGTGAACAGGGCCAGCCCCGCGCCGACAAAGAACGGAAGGGAAAGGCTGACGCGGCCCAGGATCGCGCCGATGCCCGGGCCGATCGTGAACCCGAGTCCCATCGCCGCGCCCATCAGCCCCATGCCGGATCCCCGGCCTTCTTCGGTGGTGGTATCCCCAATGTAGGCCATCGCGGTGGGCAGGGTGGCCGCGCTCAGGATGCCCCCCAACATCCGCGCCAGAAACAGCTCCCAGACCTGGTGGGAGAGACCGAACATGACGAACGAGACCGCGTACCCCAACAGGCCGAGCGCGAACACCGGTTTCCGGCCGATGCGGTCGCTCACGGCTCCCCAGAGGGGAGCAAACAGGAACTGCATGAACGCGTAGCTGGTCGCAAGTAAGCCGATCTGGAACGGCGTCGCTCCGACTTCGCGCGCGTAAAACTGCAGGACGGGGAGCACGACCCCGAATCCCATCATCACGATGAAGATGGCCAGAAACAGCACGACGAGACCGCGGTTGCTCACGTGCGCCCGCATGCAGGGGACCTCCGCTGAAAGCGGATATCATTATCCCCACCGACGCGCCGGCCTGTCAAGGCGCGGGGGCTTCCGGTTCCGCGTGGATGTTGACCCGGATGTTCCGTTGTACGCGCTCGCGTAACTTCAATTCCAGACGCTCGGTGATGTCATGCGCGCGTTCCACGGAGAGGCCCGGCTGGAGTGTGCAATGCACCGTCACCACCACTTCGCTCCCGACTCGGTGAGCGTCGATCGAGTGGCAATCGATCACGCCCGGGGTGCTGCGGACGACTTCCCGGAGGGCCCGTTCCGTATCGGCCTGGATCCGCGGCGCGTCTTGGGCGCTCTCGACCTTCTTGCGCAGCGGTTCGATGTGGACGTTGATATCTCGGACCTCCGGGAGCTCGCGCCGGACGAGCGCCTCCAACGAGGTCGCGCGCTCGTGCGCCGTCGCCAATTCCAGCGCGGGGTCTACCTCAATGTCCAGATCAATCTGCGGGCGGCCTTTCACCTCAATCGCGGTCACGTCATGGACGTGAAAGTTCTCTCGGTGTGCGATGGATCGAATCCGCTCGACGAGATCATCCGGCGATGGACTGTGGGGCGCCGTATCGACGACCACATCGGCCGCCGGATAGTGCTCCTGGATTCTCGACGTGACCGCATCAGCGATCGACTCCGCGTGTTCGAGCGAGGTGTTGCTCTCCAGGGTGATCCGCAGGTCGATGAAGAGTTTCGCGCCGCTCTGACGTACCCGGATGCGCTCCGAACCGAGGACGCCCGGGATCCCCGATACGATCCCCGCGATCTGGTCCGACGCGCCCTCGGGTGCGGCATCGAGCAGGGCGCCGACGCTGCGATTCCCGAGCCGTGTGCCGATGTATACGCTGACCGCCGCCACGACCAGCGCGGCTACAGGATCAGCGTAGCGGAGCCAGGGGACCCCGGCCACGCCGCCGACATAGACGAGGAGGAGTCCAAGGGCCACGCCGCCGGTGCTGTACACGTCGGTGGCGAAGTGCAGTGCGTCCGCTTCGAGGGCCTGGCTCTGATGGGTCCGCGCCGCCCGGCCGAGGGAGCGGGCACGAAACATGTCCACGGTCGCGGAGACGCCAAGGACGCCGAACGCCCAGGGCGACGGCTCCACGTGGACGTCGTGGAAAAACAGCCGCCGCACGGCTTCAAAGACGATCCAGACGCTCGTGACCGCCAGCAGGGTCGTTTGGACGAACGCCGAGAGATGCTCGACCTTCCCGTGCCCAAACGGATGCGATCGATCGGCGGGCTGATCCGCTATCTGCACGGAGAGATACGTGATCGCCGCGGCGAGGAAATCGAGCCCCGAGTGCGCCGCTTCGGAGAGTATGCCGAGGCTCCCCGTGAGCCCGCCGACGACAAGCTTGAGGGTGGTCAAGGCCCCCGCGGCGACCAGCGAGCCCAGCGCCACGGACTGTTTTCCTCGGGCCGGCCCGCCTGTCGCGTCCGGCATGCGGGACATCATACACCCCATGCTACCCTAAAACCCGGAGAACTTGACCACCGCCCGGCAAACCCGTAAAATCAACGCGGACGTTCCTCGGTAGCTCAACGGTAGAGCATCCGGCTGTTAACCGGAGGGTTGTAGGTTCGAATCCTACCCGAGGAGCCAATCAAGCCTTTCCGCGCGGCGCGTTTCGTCTGCACCCTCCCTGCGTCTAGGTTGCCGTTCAGCAGGCAAAGAAATCTAAATCAGAAAGGCCGGAGATGATGAAGACGAGAGTGGTCGTGCTTGGAGCCGGTTTCGGGGGCCTCGAGCTGACGACGATTCTTTCAGACACCTTCCGCGACGCAATAGACATCGTGCTCATCGACAAGGGTGATGCGTTC is a window from the bacterium genome containing:
- a CDS encoding DUF4010 domain-containing protein produces the protein MPFNLSNLNTNTEFLTFMVRVVISLAIGMMIGLEREWAQKDIGVRTFSIVALAFTLAWGISPQTSYILLLALIPLITLVNWRSFVRDRSLEMTTSVALLATAVLGILVGEGQLLVAAACGVIMTGLLAWKAEVVRFAGAVTIEEIRSALLLGMIAVVVYPLLPKGPIDPWGLVDLRAAWTVVLVISAIAFANYILLRIYGTRGVRWTGLLGGLVNSTATVAELASRARRDPARLSVFALLGMLTANTAMLIRNGLILGIFARQALAYGWLSVAFMLLASVAVTSRIHLKESGTAPLHIQSPISIRQALTFGGLFVLITLTAELANRA
- a CDS encoding MFS transporter, which encodes MRAHVSNRGLVVLFLAIFIVMMGFGVVLPVLQFYAREVGATPFQIGLLATSYAFMQFLFAPLWGAVSDRIGRKPVFALGLLGYAVSFVMFGLSHQVWELFLARMLGGILSAATLPTAMAYIGDTTTEEGRGSGMGLMGAAMGLGFTIGPGIGAILGRVSLSLPFFVGAGLALFTLALSWGALPEPVRRDSSQHRPSRIEAIRQALGGSLAFFYVVTLVGAFALAGLEATYALFAQDRLGLSLADGAGAIGVVFVIVGLVQAAILGGLVGRLINRWGEDRLVQGGLLLATVGYVLIVFTHNIVTLAIYAAIAGAGHALMRPSVASLISKRTPTGQGLSIGIMDSFDSLGRILGPAWGGWVYHVHISLPYVSAALVLMITAGVSIAAVTRGLPVQAN
- a CDS encoding cation-efflux pump, with protein sequence MPDATGGPARGKQSVALGSLVAAGALTTLKLVVGGLTGSLGILSEAAHSGLDFLAAAITYLSVQIADQPADRSHPFGHGKVEHLSAFVQTTLLAVTSVWIVFEAVRRLFFHDVHVEPSPWAFGVLGVSATVDMFRARSLGRAARTHQSQALEADALHFATDVYSTGGVALGLLLVYVGGVAGVPWLRYADPVAALVVAAVSVYIGTRLGNRSVGALLDAAPEGASDQIAGIVSGIPGVLGSERIRVRQSGAKLFIDLRITLESNTSLEHAESIADAVTSRIQEHYPAADVVVDTAPHSPSPDDLVERIRSIAHRENFHVHDVTAIEVKGRPQIDLDIEVDPALELATAHERATSLEALVRRELPEVRDINVHIEPLRKKVESAQDAPRIQADTERALREVVRSTPGVIDCHSIDAHRVGSEVVVTVHCTLQPGLSVERAHDITERLELKLRERVQRNIRVNIHAEPEAPAP